The proteins below are encoded in one region of Fibrella aestuarina BUZ 2:
- a CDS encoding EcsC family protein, which yields MNVPTTPYEEAARREMQTWADQMRRRPSVMNRLAKSLQTRMNRIIPEKVHAVITGAIKHMTRAVLMGSEYTAPTPVLDQSLPECESNVANRIAWYKRVGAAEGGLTGAGGLLIGLADFPLLLSLKMKLLYDIAALYGYDVKDYRERLYALHVFQLAFSSQSRRQAIFAQMERWDEHAHTLPDDINQFDWRTFQQEYRDYIDLAKMLQLVPGIGAVVGVVANWRLIDELGQTAVMAYRMRRLGLATPTTRRLPSVS from the coding sequence ATGAACGTACCCACAACCCCTTACGAAGAAGCCGCCCGCCGCGAAATGCAAACCTGGGCCGATCAGATGCGCCGACGGCCCTCGGTGATGAACCGTCTGGCAAAGTCGCTGCAAACGCGCATGAACCGGATCATCCCCGAAAAAGTCCATGCCGTCATTACCGGGGCCATCAAGCACATGACCCGGGCCGTGCTGATGGGGTCTGAATACACCGCCCCGACGCCGGTGCTCGATCAGTCGCTGCCGGAGTGCGAAAGCAACGTAGCCAACCGCATTGCCTGGTACAAGCGGGTGGGTGCCGCCGAGGGCGGCCTCACCGGCGCGGGTGGCCTGCTGATTGGCCTGGCCGATTTTCCGCTTTTGTTAAGCCTGAAAATGAAGCTGTTGTACGATATCGCCGCGCTGTATGGCTACGACGTGAAAGACTACCGCGAACGGCTGTATGCGCTGCATGTGTTTCAACTGGCGTTTTCGAGCCAAAGCAGACGGCAGGCCATTTTTGCCCAGATGGAACGCTGGGACGAACACGCCCACACCCTGCCCGACGACATCAATCAGTTCGACTGGCGCACCTTTCAACAGGAGTACCGCGATTATATCGACCTGGCCAAAATGTTGCAACTGGTGCCTGGCATTGGGGCGGTCGTGGGCGTCGTGGCCAACTGGCGGCTTATCGATGAACTGGGCCAAACGGCGGTCATGGCCTACCGGATGCGCCGATTGGGATTAGCCACCCCCACAACCCGTCGGCTACCCAGCGTATCGTAA
- a CDS encoding TssN family type VI secretion system protein, whose product MYTPNFGNEARSLVTTTVSQAKGRFIRRPEVRGIILYMLCTILVFGGLAFLGHAIIINELLPSTANVVLWTYGILLGIVFLLGMLHVVIMRGSLSWIRRDDYMLGSIFTIGVAIVGGLTMFFMGSWGRLFETLAAQEFKANVRPLTSTIMAFPLPYFIRWAFELYEQIPPKIYKLWRYNPLIRLPNLTERDRNNTKVVTFVLDVKFGEPNPYDMRSKIPDVMLVGDGFKLTLDEDNRKHPNRQIEIANARAEFYEWYFYMRRAWWKPMKFVDPYKTVEENHLRDGDRIIATRRQPARRVAPSAFGNPGQPNSGGAYGGGYTGR is encoded by the coding sequence ATGTATACCCCCAACTTTGGCAATGAAGCCCGTTCGTTAGTTACCACCACCGTCTCCCAGGCGAAAGGGCGGTTTATCCGTCGGCCTGAAGTACGGGGTATTATTCTGTACATGCTATGCACAATTCTGGTATTTGGTGGACTGGCTTTTCTGGGTCATGCCATCATCATCAACGAGTTGTTACCTAGCACCGCCAACGTTGTTTTGTGGACCTACGGCATCTTGCTGGGCATCGTCTTCCTGCTTGGCATGCTGCACGTGGTGATAATGCGGGGTAGCCTGAGCTGGATCCGGCGCGACGATTACATGCTGGGGTCGATCTTCACCATCGGTGTGGCTATCGTAGGTGGGCTGACCATGTTTTTCATGGGCAGTTGGGGCCGGTTGTTCGAAACACTGGCCGCACAGGAATTCAAGGCCAACGTGCGACCGCTCACCAGCACGATCATGGCGTTTCCGCTCCCCTACTTCATTCGCTGGGCGTTTGAGCTATACGAGCAGATTCCACCGAAGATTTACAAACTCTGGCGATACAACCCGCTGATCCGGCTACCCAACCTCACAGAGCGCGACCGCAACAACACCAAAGTAGTGACGTTTGTCCTCGACGTGAAGTTTGGCGAACCCAACCCCTACGACATGCGCTCGAAAATTCCCGACGTGATGCTGGTGGGCGATGGCTTCAAACTGACCCTCGACGAAGACAACCGCAAGCACCCCAACCGGCAGATCGAGATTGCCAACGCCCGCGCCGAATTCTACGAGTGGTATTTCTACATGCGCCGCGCCTGGTGGAAGCCCATGAAGTTTGTTGACCCCTACAAAACCGTCGAAGAAAACCACCTGCGCGATGGCGACCGCATCATCGCTACGCGCCGTCAACCGGCTCGCCGCGTGGCGCCCAGCGCGTTTGGCAACCCGGGGCAACCCAACAGCGGAGGCGCCTACGGTGGCGGGTATACGGGTCGGTAG